Below is a genomic region from Paenibacillus pabuli.
GCCATTCTGCCAGATACCATCATTCATTATGAGGCCGATGCGAAGGAGCCTTGGACATACTCCTGGTTCGGGTTTAAGGGCGTACATGCCAAGACATTCATGCAGCGGGCAAACCTGAGTCCAGCGTGTCCTGTATTTGAAGCCAGGGATCCAAAGGTAATGGATGGTTTGTATGCAGACATGGCTCAAGCCTCATCGCGTAATGGTGGAGATGTATTCAGCCAGAGTCTGCTGTATCGTTTAATTGCCGAACTGATCTCCTCCTCACCCGAAGAGGATAAGCCGCTGAGGCCCCTATCGACCAAGGACGAATACATCAGACAAGCTGTCCAGTTTATGGAGAACAGGTACAGCCAGAAGACCTCCATCCTTGATATTGCGCAGTCCGTGCGTCTGGATCGTACATATCTGTCCGGTCTTTTTAAAGAGAAATACGGGAAATCGCTGCAGGCGTTTTTTCTGGAATACCGGATGAATCGCGCAGCAGAGCTGCTGCAGAGTTCAACGCTTT
It encodes:
- a CDS encoding AraC family transcriptional regulator; the protein is MTPIEFNVMPMDWTQMELVLLFFGWQACDPSHYWGPGVRDSYVIHYIHEGWGTVHMEDKEYHLTQGQGFAILPDTIIHYEADAKEPWTYSWFGFKGVHAKTFMQRANLSPACPVFEARDPKVMDGLYADMAQASSRNGGDVFSQSLLYRLIAELISSSPEEDKPLRPLSTKDEYIRQAVQFMENRYSQKTSILDIAQSVRLDRTYLSGLFKEKYGKSLQAFFLEYRMNRAAELLQSSTLSISEVAHSVGYTDPLLFSKMFKRVTGVSPKGSRERD